A stretch of the Streptosporangium sp. NBC_01755 genome encodes the following:
- a CDS encoding activator-dependent family glycosyltransferase, with amino-acid sequence MRILFTTYPERTHFLLLAPLAWALRTAGHEVRVAVQPKFAHVVTQAGLTAVPIGTDRDLWQYLGRLKEMADAKKEWTGSKEVGWPTPYAAAEWPAEDVTWDYLHDGYKLQIHQWHKQSNTPMINSLVEFAQSWQPDLVIWEPTTYAGAIAAKACGAAHARLLIGADVYGITRDHFLRLRAERPVEDRADPMADWLGGYARKYGFEFDEDMITGQFTIDMLPPSLRMRADLKYAPLRYTQYGGAAVVPKWLWTQPERTRVAITMGLTVTDRDVGYPVDVQDLFDALGDLDIEVIATIVEEEQAKLDRVPDNIKMVPYVPLQALLPTCSAIIHHAGVGTLASTALQGLPQLALPWDVDQPALAERLAARGAGLAVHATKATGPVVRENLLRLLNEPAFRQGADRLREEFLAMPTPNEFVPRLLELVAEHSGTR; translated from the coding sequence ATGCGCATCCTGTTCACGACGTATCCCGAGCGGACACACTTCCTGCTGCTGGCTCCACTGGCCTGGGCGCTGCGCACCGCGGGTCACGAGGTACGCGTCGCGGTCCAGCCCAAGTTCGCCCACGTGGTCACCCAGGCCGGGCTGACGGCGGTGCCCATCGGCACCGACCGCGACCTGTGGCAGTACCTCGGCCGCCTCAAGGAGATGGCCGACGCGAAGAAGGAGTGGACCGGCAGCAAGGAGGTGGGCTGGCCCACGCCGTACGCCGCGGCGGAGTGGCCGGCCGAGGATGTCACCTGGGACTACCTGCACGACGGGTACAAGCTGCAGATCCACCAGTGGCACAAGCAGAGCAACACCCCGATGATCAACAGTCTGGTGGAGTTCGCCCAGAGCTGGCAGCCCGACCTGGTGATCTGGGAACCCACCACCTACGCCGGCGCGATCGCGGCCAAGGCCTGCGGCGCCGCGCACGCCCGCCTGCTGATCGGCGCGGACGTCTACGGCATCACCAGGGACCACTTCCTGCGCCTGCGGGCCGAGCGCCCCGTCGAGGACCGCGCCGACCCGATGGCCGACTGGCTGGGCGGCTACGCCCGCAAGTACGGCTTCGAGTTCGACGAGGACATGATCACCGGCCAGTTCACCATCGACATGCTGCCGCCCTCGCTGCGGATGCGGGCCGACCTGAAGTACGCCCCGCTCCGGTACACCCAGTACGGCGGCGCCGCCGTCGTCCCGAAATGGCTGTGGACTCAGCCCGAGCGCACCCGCGTCGCCATCACCATGGGGCTCACCGTCACCGACCGCGACGTCGGTTACCCCGTCGACGTGCAGGACCTCTTCGACGCCCTGGGCGACCTCGACATCGAGGTCATCGCCACGATCGTGGAGGAGGAACAGGCCAAGCTCGACCGGGTTCCCGACAACATCAAGATGGTGCCCTACGTACCGCTTCAGGCGTTGCTGCCCACCTGCTCGGCCATCATCCATCACGCCGGAGTGGGCACCCTCGCCTCCACCGCCCTGCAGGGGCTGCCCCAGCTCGCGTTGCCGTGGGACGTCGACCAGCCGGCCCTGGCCGAGCGGCTGGCCGCGCGGGGCGCCGGGCTGGCCGTGCACGCCACCAAGGCGACCGGCCCGGTGGTCCGTGAGAACCTGCTGCGGCTGCTGAACGAGCCGGCCTTCCGCCAGGGCGCCGACCGGTTGCGCGAGGAGTTCCTCGCCATGCCCACCCCGAACGAGTTCGTCCCGCGACTCCTCGAACTCGTCGCCGAGCACAGCGGGACCCGGTGA
- a CDS encoding activator-dependent family glycosyltransferase: MRVLFVLTPEKTVFLYMAPLAWALRTAGHEVRVASQPAFADVITQAGLTAVPVGHDRDLRMTREQEELEAERPGIPAPYDAFDDPAKATWEYLKPGLAEATGFWHRYGNFPMIADLVRFARHWEPDLVIWEPLALAAPIAAKACGAAHARLLYGVDVYGGVRQIYRRLNAAQPPEERADPLADWLGGYARKYGFDFGEDMLTGHFTIDQFPASLQVEAPDLDYLRMRYVPYGGPAIVPKWLWAPPEKPRVALTMGLSATEVYNGYTVNVQDILDHLADLDIELVATVAESEQKKLARVPDNARLVPYVPMHALTPTCSAVIHHAGAATLATAALHPIPHLSLHYHYDQPILARKLADHGAGLELHTSQATGPAVRENLLRLLTEPSFRHRAHDLRDEIHALPSPNQLVPQLEELTAKHR, from the coding sequence ATGCGTGTTCTGTTCGTACTGACCCCCGAGAAAACCGTCTTCCTGTACATGGCTCCGCTGGCGTGGGCGCTGCGCACCGCGGGCCACGAGGTCCGCGTCGCCAGCCAGCCCGCCTTCGCCGACGTCATCACCCAGGCCGGCCTGACCGCCGTCCCCGTCGGACACGATCGCGACCTGCGGATGACGCGGGAGCAGGAGGAGCTCGAAGCGGAACGACCGGGCATCCCGGCCCCGTACGACGCCTTCGACGATCCGGCGAAGGCCACCTGGGAGTACCTCAAACCCGGGCTGGCCGAGGCGACGGGCTTCTGGCACCGCTACGGGAACTTTCCGATGATCGCGGATCTGGTGAGGTTCGCCCGGCATTGGGAGCCCGACCTGGTCATCTGGGAACCGCTCGCCCTGGCGGCGCCGATCGCGGCCAAGGCCTGCGGCGCCGCGCACGCCCGCCTGCTGTACGGCGTCGACGTCTACGGCGGCGTCCGCCAGATCTACCGGCGGCTCAACGCCGCCCAACCCCCCGAGGAGCGGGCCGACCCGCTCGCCGACTGGCTGGGCGGCTACGCCCGCAAGTACGGCTTCGACTTCGGCGAGGACATGCTCACCGGCCACTTCACCATCGACCAGTTCCCCGCCAGCCTCCAGGTCGAGGCCCCGGACCTGGACTACCTGCGCATGCGCTACGTCCCCTACGGCGGCCCGGCGATCGTGCCCAAATGGCTGTGGGCACCACCGGAGAAGCCCCGCGTCGCCCTCACCATGGGCCTGAGCGCGACCGAGGTCTACAACGGCTACACCGTCAACGTCCAGGACATCCTCGACCACCTCGCCGACCTCGACATCGAACTCGTCGCCACCGTCGCCGAATCCGAACAGAAAAAACTGGCCCGCGTCCCCGACAACGCCCGCCTGGTCCCCTACGTGCCCATGCACGCCCTGACCCCCACCTGCTCGGCCGTCATCCACCACGCCGGCGCCGCCACCCTGGCCACCGCCGCCCTCCACCCCATCCCGCACCTGTCCCTGCACTACCACTACGACCAGCCCATCCTGGCCCGCAAACTCGCCGACCACGGCGCCGGACTCGAACTGCACACCAGCCAGGCCACCGGCCCCGCCGTCCGCGAAAACCTGCTCCGGCTACTGACCGAACCCTCCTTCCGCCACCGCGCCCACGACCTGCGCGACGAGATCCACGCCCTGCCCTCCCCCAACCAGCTCGTCCCCCAGCTGGAAGAGCTCACCGCGAAACACCGCTGA
- a CDS encoding SAM-dependent methyltransferase, translated as MSLDRLRAGARDFTAAPESLTTRDFHPSAGSVKTVQAPSAKEVGEFYDRNGRVLTDIFAGSMHLGYWLGPDDDSDLKAATERLTEIMIIKLRVEAGDTVLDLGCGTGKPAVRLAKTTGARVVGISVSTEDVAQATALAQAEGVADLVDFRVADAMDLPFEAGSFDAVLALGSILHILDRTHVLKQVARVLRPGGRLVLTDAIKRGNEEEDEMAVAILTEVLDAWRQASPVRASDYWRFGRGAGLVIDEITDITEHTKYTYRKIYAEMDAYGELPPDMVRIHDHGEGVDWVEVENGPQPDGMLIVVAHRP; from the coding sequence ATGAGTCTTGATCGGTTGCGGGCCGGCGCGCGCGACTTCACCGCCGCTCCCGAGTCGTTGACCACGCGCGACTTCCACCCGAGCGCGGGGAGCGTCAAGACGGTACAGGCGCCGTCCGCCAAGGAGGTCGGGGAGTTCTACGACCGGAACGGCCGGGTGCTCACCGACATCTTCGCGGGCAGCATGCACCTCGGGTACTGGCTGGGCCCGGACGACGACAGCGATCTGAAGGCGGCCACCGAGCGGCTGACCGAAATCATGATCATCAAGCTCCGGGTCGAAGCGGGCGACACGGTACTGGATCTCGGCTGCGGAACCGGCAAGCCCGCGGTGCGGCTCGCCAAGACGACCGGCGCGCGGGTGGTCGGCATCTCGGTCAGTACGGAGGACGTCGCGCAGGCCACCGCGCTGGCCCAGGCGGAGGGGGTGGCCGACCTGGTCGACTTCCGGGTCGCCGACGCGATGGACCTCCCGTTCGAGGCCGGTTCCTTCGACGCCGTGCTCGCCCTGGGCTCCATCCTGCACATCCTCGACCGGACGCACGTGCTGAAGCAGGTCGCCCGAGTCCTGCGGCCCGGCGGCCGGCTGGTCCTCACCGACGCCATCAAGCGGGGGAACGAGGAGGAGGACGAGATGGCGGTGGCCATCCTGACCGAGGTGCTGGACGCCTGGCGGCAGGCGTCGCCGGTGCGCGCCAGCGACTACTGGCGGTTCGGGCGCGGCGCCGGTCTGGTCATCGACGAGATCACCGACATCACCGAGCACACGAAGTACACGTACCGGAAGATCTACGCGGAGATGGACGCGTACGGTGAGCTGCCCCCCGACATGGTCCGCATCCACGACCACGGCGAGGGCGTGGACTGGGTGGAGGTGGAGAACGGGCCGCAGCCCGACGGGATGCTGATCGTGGTCGCGCACCGGCCGTGA
- a CDS encoding activator-dependent family glycosyltransferase, producing MRVLFVTIPEKTIFLPSVPLAWALRTAGHEVRVASQPSFADVITQAGLTAVPVGRDADFWWDVKLDPALLEQARGGLPMPWAVAEDPTDATGESMTEAYRGTVQYEQKPHNFPLIAGLVNFAREWRPDLIIWEPFTSAGSIAAKACGAAHARLLWSADVFGATREHFLRLQETPIDPLGEWLAGYGRKYGFEFTEDMVTGQFTIHQLPPPIGVTAAGLHNVHMRYVAYGGPAAVPKWLWAPPEKPRVALTLGTTATDVFSGYAANVQDILDSLADLDIEVVATIAEAEQKKLARVPANARLVSYVPLHALVPTCSAVIHHGGAGTLSTVALHGVQQLALPYHFEGPLLGRTLTEHGAGLAIPSALGTGQAVREALLRLLDEPAFRKRAEDLRDEMHDLPTPNELVPQLEELVAKYRP from the coding sequence ATGCGTGTCCTGTTTGTCACTATTCCCGAGAAAACGATCTTCCTGCCATCGGTGCCGCTGGCCTGGGCGCTGCGCACCGCCGGGCACGAGGTCCGCGTCGCCAGCCAGCCCTCCTTCGCCGATGTCATCACCCAGGCCGGGCTGACCGCCGTCCCCGTCGGCCGCGACGCCGACTTCTGGTGGGACGTGAAACTGGACCCGGCGCTGCTCGAACAGGCACGCGGCGGACTGCCCATGCCCTGGGCGGTCGCCGAGGATCCGACGGATGCCACCGGAGAGTCCATGACGGAGGCCTATCGCGGCACGGTTCAGTACGAGCAGAAGCCGCACAACTTCCCGCTGATCGCCGGCCTGGTGAACTTCGCCCGCGAGTGGCGGCCCGACCTGATCATCTGGGAGCCCTTCACCTCCGCCGGGAGCATCGCCGCCAAGGCCTGTGGCGCCGCGCACGCCCGCCTGCTGTGGAGCGCGGACGTCTTCGGCGCCACGCGGGAGCACTTCCTCCGGCTCCAGGAGACGCCGATCGACCCGCTCGGCGAGTGGCTCGCCGGCTACGGCCGCAAGTACGGCTTCGAGTTCACCGAGGACATGGTCACCGGCCAGTTCACCATCCACCAGCTCCCCCCGCCGATCGGCGTGACGGCCGCCGGCCTGCACAACGTGCACATGCGCTACGTCGCCTACGGCGGCCCCGCCGCCGTCCCGAAGTGGCTGTGGGCACCGCCCGAGAAGCCGCGCGTCGCCCTCACCCTCGGCACGACCGCCACCGACGTGTTCTCCGGCTACGCCGCCAACGTGCAGGACATCCTGGACTCGCTGGCCGACCTGGACATCGAGGTCGTCGCCACCATCGCCGAGGCCGAGCAGAAGAAGCTCGCCCGCGTCCCCGCCAACGCCCGCCTGGTGTCGTACGTGCCGCTGCACGCGCTCGTGCCCACCTGCTCGGCGGTCATCCACCACGGCGGGGCGGGCACGCTGAGCACGGTCGCGCTGCACGGGGTGCAGCAGCTCGCCCTGCCGTACCACTTCGAGGGGCCGCTGCTGGGCAGGACGCTGACCGAACACGGCGCCGGGCTGGCCATCCCCTCCGCCCTCGGGACCGGGCAGGCCGTCCGGGAGGCCCTGCTCCGGCTGCTGGACGAACCGGCGTTCCGGAAGCGTGCCGAGGACCTCCGGGACGAGATGCACGATCTGCCCACGCCCAACGAGCTCGTCCCGCAGCTGGAAGAGCTCGTCGCCAAGTACCGCCCATAG
- a CDS encoding activator-dependent family glycosyltransferase yields MRILLTTYPDKTIFHAMVPLAWALRTAGHEVRVAVQPEFAGTVTQAGLTAVPVGRNPVTWRMAERNPEQVEAERAGLPAPYDAAVLDPADLDFETMRAGYENLLEQWHRLDNFPLIAGLTEFARSWQPDLVIWEPNTYAGAIAAEACGAAHARLVWSVDVFGVAREHYLRLKAERPAEERADPMADWLGSYGGKYGFDYTENLFTGQFTIHHLPASLSMHANLDYLPMRYVPYGGAAVVPKWLWTPRERRRVALTLGTTATDRFAGYAANVPDILDALADLDMEVVATIAESEQKKLTRVPGNTRVVSYVPLHALAPTCDAIISHAGPGTFLTSALHAVPQLAVPWDFDEPELARRAAAQGGSLAILADQATGESVRAAVLRLLDEPAFGERAMGLRDEILALPSPNQLVPRLEELTAKHRSATR; encoded by the coding sequence ATGCGCATCCTGCTCACCACCTATCCGGACAAGACCATCTTCCACGCGATGGTTCCGCTGGCCTGGGCGCTGCGGACCGCGGGTCACGAGGTACGCGTCGCGGTCCAGCCCGAGTTCGCCGGCACCGTCACCCAGGCCGGTCTGACCGCCGTCCCGGTCGGCCGTAATCCGGTGACCTGGCGGATGGCGGAACGCAACCCCGAGCAGGTCGAGGCGGAGCGGGCCGGGCTGCCCGCGCCGTACGACGCGGCGGTGCTGGACCCGGCGGACCTCGACTTCGAGACGATGCGGGCCGGTTACGAGAACCTGCTGGAGCAGTGGCATCGGCTGGACAACTTCCCGCTGATCGCCGGTCTGACCGAGTTCGCCCGCAGCTGGCAGCCCGACCTGGTCATCTGGGAGCCGAACACCTACGCCGGGGCGATCGCCGCCGAGGCCTGCGGCGCCGCGCACGCCCGCCTGGTGTGGAGCGTCGACGTCTTCGGCGTCGCCCGCGAGCACTACCTGCGCCTGAAGGCCGAACGGCCCGCCGAGGAGCGCGCCGACCCGATGGCCGACTGGCTGGGCTCCTACGGCGGCAAGTACGGGTTCGACTACACCGAGAACCTCTTCACCGGCCAGTTCACCATTCACCACCTGCCGGCCTCGTTGAGCATGCACGCCAACCTGGACTACCTGCCGATGCGCTACGTCCCCTACGGCGGCGCCGCCGTCGTCCCGAAATGGCTGTGGACCCCCAGGGAACGCCGCCGCGTCGCCCTCACCCTGGGTACCACCGCGACCGACCGTTTCGCCGGGTACGCCGCCAACGTGCCGGACATCCTCGACGCACTGGCCGACCTGGACATGGAGGTCGTCGCCACCATCGCCGAGTCCGAGCAGAAGAAACTGACCCGTGTCCCCGGCAACACCCGGGTGGTGTCCTACGTGCCGCTGCACGCGCTGGCCCCCACCTGCGACGCGATCATCAGCCACGCCGGACCCGGCACCTTCCTGACCAGCGCCCTGCACGCGGTCCCCCAGCTCGCCGTGCCGTGGGACTTCGACGAGCCCGAACTGGCCCGCCGCGCCGCCGCACAGGGCGGATCACTGGCGATCCTCGCCGACCAGGCCACCGGGGAGAGCGTCCGAGCCGCCGTACTGCGCCTGCTCGACGAGCCCGCGTTCGGTGAACGCGCCATGGGCCTGCGCGACGAGATCCTCGCGCTGCCCTCCCCCAACCAGCTCGTCCCCCGGCTCGAAGAACTCACAGCCAAGCATCGTTCCGCCACCCGTTGA
- a CDS encoding activator-dependent family glycosyltransferase, with product MRVLFVTYPEKTHFLSMAPLAWALRTAGHEVRVASQPVFTDIITQAGLTAVPVGRDADLWQLMGRNLTWIGSGVSGLPIPYDAAEWHPREITWSYLKDGYDIQVGRWHKMSNVPLIADLVRFAQSWQPDLVIWEPTTYAGAIAAETCGAAHARLLFSVDTLGVTREHYLRLKEQQPPGERADALADWLSPYARKHGFEFGEDLVTGQFTITLLPRSLRMDADLDYLPMRYVPYSGAAVMPSWLWKRPERPRVALTMGLSGADRGAGYWFDLQDILDSLADLDIELVATVPEAEQRKLASIPENARLVPFVPLADLVPTCDAVIHHAGFGTLATTALNAVPQLIIPWDNDGPTLARRIAAQGAGLAVHSNQAIGVLLRERLLRLLNESRFRRSADLLREEMLAMPTPNEMAVQLEERVASHRRPAMLGGR from the coding sequence ATGCGCGTCCTGTTCGTCACCTACCCGGAGAAGACACACTTCCTGAGCATGGCGCCGCTGGCGTGGGCGCTGCGCACCGCGGGCCACGAGGTCCGCGTCGCCAGCCAGCCCGTCTTCACCGACATCATCACCCAGGCCGGGCTCACCGCCGTCCCCGTCGGCCGCGACGCCGACCTGTGGCAGCTCATGGGCCGGAACCTCACCTGGATCGGGTCGGGGGTCAGCGGGCTGCCCATCCCGTACGACGCGGCCGAGTGGCATCCGCGGGAGATCACCTGGAGCTATCTCAAGGACGGCTACGACATCCAGGTCGGCCGCTGGCACAAGATGAGCAACGTCCCGTTGATCGCTGATCTGGTGAGGTTCGCCCAGAGCTGGCAGCCCGACCTGGTGATCTGGGAACCCACCACCTACGCCGGCGCGATCGCCGCCGAGACCTGCGGCGCCGCGCACGCCCGCCTGCTGTTCAGCGTGGACACTCTCGGGGTGACCCGCGAACACTATCTGCGGCTCAAGGAGCAGCAGCCGCCCGGGGAGCGGGCCGACGCGCTCGCCGACTGGCTGTCCCCCTATGCCCGCAAGCACGGCTTCGAGTTCGGCGAGGACCTCGTCACCGGCCAGTTCACGATCACCCTGCTGCCGCGTTCCCTGCGGATGGACGCCGACCTGGACTACCTGCCGATGCGTTACGTGCCCTACAGCGGCGCGGCGGTCATGCCGTCGTGGCTGTGGAAGCGGCCCGAACGTCCCAGGGTCGCGCTGACGATGGGGCTCAGCGGCGCCGACCGCGGAGCGGGTTACTGGTTCGACCTGCAGGACATCCTGGACTCGCTGGCCGATCTGGACATCGAGCTCGTCGCCACCGTCCCGGAGGCGGAGCAGCGGAAACTCGCCTCGATCCCGGAGAACGCCCGGCTCGTTCCGTTCGTACCGCTGGCAGACCTCGTCCCCACCTGCGATGCCGTGATACACCACGCCGGATTCGGCACCCTGGCCACCACCGCGCTGAACGCGGTCCCGCAGCTGATCATCCCGTGGGACAACGACGGCCCCACCCTGGCCAGGCGGATCGCCGCCCAGGGCGCCGGTCTCGCCGTCCACAGCAACCAGGCCATCGGCGTGCTCCTCCGGGAACGACTGCTGCGGCTGCTGAACGAATCCCGGTTCCGCCGGAGCGCGGACCTGTTGCGCGAGGAGATGTTGGCGATGCCGACCCCGAACGAGATGGCGGTCCAGCTCGAAGAGCGGGTGGCGTCGCACCGGCGACCCGCCATGCTCGGCGGGAGATGA
- a CDS encoding activator-dependent family glycosyltransferase, translating into MRVLFAANPEKAHLLAMVPLAWALRTAGHEVRVAGQPSFADIITQAGLTAVPVGRDADLWQLLARDHRIPDWSWEPAYGLPTPYDVAEFPAKATREYLTTGYAGVQQSWHRPACLPIIAGLVDFARHWRPDLVIWEPLTFAGPIAAKACGAAHARLPWSLDIFGLTRDRFLRLGDERADPLRDWLEGYGRKHGFAFDEEMITGHFTVDQLPASLSMRADLDYVPMRYVPYGGPAVVPKWLWTAPERPRVALTMGLSLTDHQAGYSVSVQEILDALADLDIEVVATIAATEQDKLDRVPANARLVSYVPLHALAPTCSVVISHGGFGTVLTTARNAVPQLAMPWDFDGPLFARQVADQGAALVVVADRASGAVVRENVLRLLGEPGFRERAADLRDEIHAMPSPNELVPRLEELTAKHR; encoded by the coding sequence ATGCGCGTACTGTTCGCCGCCAACCCGGAGAAGGCGCACCTGCTGGCCATGGTCCCGCTGGCGTGGGCGCTGCGCACCGCGGGCCACGAGGTCCGCGTCGCCGGCCAGCCCTCCTTCGCCGACATCATCACCCAGGCCGGGCTCACCGCCGTCCCCGTCGGCCGCGACGCCGACCTGTGGCAACTGCTCGCCCGCGACCACCGCATCCCGGACTGGTCCTGGGAGCCCGCCTACGGCCTTCCCACGCCATACGATGTCGCCGAGTTTCCGGCGAAGGCCACTCGGGAGTATCTGACCACGGGGTACGCCGGGGTGCAGCAGTCGTGGCACCGGCCGGCCTGTCTGCCGATCATCGCCGGGCTGGTGGACTTCGCGCGGCACTGGCGGCCCGACCTCGTCATCTGGGAGCCGCTCACCTTCGCCGGGCCCATCGCCGCCAAGGCCTGCGGCGCCGCCCACGCCCGGCTGCCGTGGAGTCTGGACATCTTCGGCCTCACCCGGGACCGTTTCCTGCGGCTCGGCGACGAGCGGGCCGACCCGCTCCGCGACTGGCTGGAAGGCTACGGCCGCAAGCACGGTTTCGCGTTCGACGAGGAGATGATCACCGGCCACTTCACCGTCGACCAGTTGCCCGCCTCGCTGAGCATGCGAGCCGACCTCGACTACGTCCCCATGCGGTACGTCCCCTACGGCGGACCTGCCGTCGTGCCGAAATGGCTGTGGACCGCCCCCGAACGCCCGCGGGTCGCCCTGACGATGGGCCTGAGCCTCACCGATCACCAGGCGGGCTACTCGGTCAGCGTGCAGGAGATCCTCGACGCGCTGGCCGATCTGGACATCGAGGTCGTCGCCACCATCGCCGCGACCGAGCAGGACAAACTCGACCGCGTCCCCGCCAACGCCCGCCTCGTCTCCTATGTGCCGCTGCACGCGCTGGCGCCGACCTGCTCGGTGGTCATCAGCCACGGCGGCTTCGGCACCGTGCTCACCACCGCCAGGAACGCGGTCCCCCAGCTCGCCATGCCGTGGGACTTCGACGGACCGCTGTTCGCCCGGCAGGTCGCCGACCAGGGCGCGGCGCTGGTCGTCGTGGCCGATCGGGCGAGCGGCGCGGTCGTCAGGGAGAACGTGCTGCGATTGCTCGGCGAACCCGGCTTCCGCGAGCGCGCCGCCGACCTCCGTGACGAGATCCACGCGATGCCGAGCCCCAACGAGCTCGTCCCCCGGCTCGAAGAGCTCACCGCGAAACACCGCTGA
- a CDS encoding activator-dependent family glycosyltransferase yields the protein MRILFATVPEKTIFLPMVPLAWALRTAGHEVRVAGQPSFADVITQAGLTAVPVGRDVDTVRLFQWYGMTSDQFEEVRIGLPAPYDVAEDPDRYTWETMLQACRDMAEGDRAESFSMVAGMADFARQWKPDLIVWSSFCYAAPIAAKACGAAHARMLFGADVFGVARERFLEFKGDEDPVADWMGAYGRKYGFEFTEDMVTGDFTVDLLPDSLSIRADLDYLPIRHVPYGGAATVPKWLQVPRERPRVALSFGLTATGMFAGYTADVRGILDSLADLDIEVVATIADSAREKLGAVPDNARLVSYVPLHALMPTCSAIVNHGGVGTVLNSALYAVPQLTMGYHFDEPIIARGLAAQGCALQVGPDVTVRDGVLRLLDEPAFAGRAADLRDEIHAMPSPNDLVPRLEELTAKHR from the coding sequence ATGCGCATCCTGTTCGCCACCGTCCCGGAAAAGACGATCTTCCTGCCCATGGTGCCGCTGGCCTGGGCGCTGCGCACCGCCGGGCACGAGGTCCGCGTCGCCGGCCAGCCCTCCTTCGCCGACGTCATCACCCAGGCCGGGCTGACCGCCGTCCCCGTCGGCCGCGACGTCGACACCGTGCGGCTCTTCCAGTGGTACGGCATGACGAGCGACCAGTTCGAGGAGGTCCGGATCGGGCTGCCCGCGCCGTACGACGTGGCCGAGGACCCCGATCGCTACACCTGGGAGACCATGCTGCAGGCATGCCGGGACATGGCCGAGGGGGATCGGGCGGAGAGCTTCTCGATGGTCGCGGGCATGGCCGACTTCGCCCGGCAGTGGAAGCCCGACCTCATCGTCTGGTCGTCGTTCTGTTACGCCGCGCCGATCGCCGCCAAGGCCTGCGGTGCCGCGCACGCCCGCATGCTGTTCGGCGCCGACGTCTTCGGGGTGGCCAGGGAGCGGTTCCTGGAGTTCAAGGGGGACGAGGACCCGGTGGCGGACTGGATGGGCGCCTACGGCCGCAAGTACGGCTTCGAGTTCACCGAGGACATGGTCACCGGCGACTTCACCGTCGACCTGCTACCCGACTCGCTGAGCATCCGGGCCGACCTGGACTACCTGCCGATACGCCACGTCCCCTACGGCGGCGCCGCCACGGTGCCGAAGTGGCTTCAGGTTCCCCGGGAACGGCCCCGCGTCGCCCTCAGCTTCGGACTCACCGCCACCGGCATGTTCGCCGGATACACCGCCGACGTGCGCGGCATCCTCGACTCACTGGCCGACCTCGACATCGAGGTGGTGGCCACCATCGCCGACTCGGCGCGGGAGAAGCTGGGCGCCGTCCCCGACAACGCCCGGCTGGTGTCGTACGTGCCGCTGCACGCGCTGATGCCGACCTGCTCGGCGATCGTCAACCACGGCGGTGTCGGCACCGTGCTCAACAGTGCCCTGTACGCGGTCCCCCAGCTCACCATGGGCTACCACTTCGACGAGCCGATCATCGCGCGCGGGCTCGCGGCCCAGGGCTGCGCGCTGCAGGTGGGTCCCGACGTGACCGTCCGCGACGGGGTGCTCCGGCTGCTGGACGAACCCGCCTTCGCTGGGCGCGCCGCCGACCTGCGCGACGAGATCCACGCGATGCCGAGCCCCAACGACCTCGTCCCCCGGCTCGAAGAGCTCACCGCGAAACACCGCTGA